The DNA segment CCTCCTCGCCTATGGCTAAGGGCCTGTGTTCATACCACAATGCGAGTTGTCCAAGCAGCAGAACCATCGGCACGATCATGACTCCCATGGGTCTGAGGGCATGCAGCAGCAGCGACCCCGCGCCGGCAAAAAGCCCGCCAAGTGACTTGAACGTTACATACAGGCTGTCTTTATACAGCTTCAGTGCCAGCATATTAGCCTTGATGCGATCCCGCACCCGGCCGATCGCGTCCTGGTTCGATGTGTACTTGAACACCAGCAACATCAGCACGCCGGTAATCGAAGCTATGATTGTATTCGACAACCAGCCCGGCACAATGGCGATCCAGCCGAACAGAACTGACCCGATCGAATCCGCCGTCATGACCAACCAGGCGATTAAACTTGTAAGAAAATCAAGCATTAACAATATCTCACTATTACTCTATGTACCCGAGCCCGCGAAGCTGCTCCTCTACCGCGTCCGCGTTGTCCCCGCCTTCGCTTTTGGCAACCGCAAGCTCGATCAAATGTATAACCAACTCGTCAACGCTGCTGTACCCCTCCGCCTGCGCAGCTTCTTCCGCACGCTTGTAAAGATTCTTGTCGATCTTGACCTTAGGCATTTATCATTCTCCAAATATGTTTTCCTGGTTGCATTGTATTAAGGATTCTCTCGTTGTGCCATCTTAGGCAAACCTATAGCGTCGCTAAACGATCGCCTTGCCTTCCATGCTCCCCGGCACATCCAGTCCGAACTCCTGCAGGACAGTCGGTGCGATATCTACCAGGCTTGCCAGATCAGGCTTGATCGGTCGGTTGCAGAATACCACGCCTGGCACTTCCGAAGCATCCGCACAGTGGTCCGCGCCCCACGCTGAGGTGTTGTCGCTGAGCACATCTTTGCCGCAATTACCGAGGCAAGTATCCCAGCTCGCACGATAGCCCCTGGCGTATCCCACTATCAGGTCCGGAGCATACTTCATGGCGTCGCCCTTGTACTCCTTATCCGTTCGCGTCACTTTTCTAATAACCTGTTGGCCGTTCACGTCTCGAATCGCTTCCAGCTTGGTGATGAGCTCATCCAGCAGTCTGTCCTTTTCCTCGCCTGGCTCAACAATGCCGTATTTTTCCCGGCCCTTTGTATTGACATAAAGTCCGTTGATTCCAAGTCCGTAGGCCCGCGAGGACTTCCAGTCGGCTTCCATTACCGACTTGACATCGCTCGGTCCCAGATAGCCGTTTTCCCTGAGCCAGCTATTGAGGTTGAACTGTCGTTTGAAGTTTGCGAACCCATGATCGCTCATAGTAATAACCGTCGCGTCCGGATAACGTTTGATGATGTCGGCAACTATGCCGTCCATTCGGCAGTACAGCTTCTTCAGATGCTCGAAATATTTTTCCGCCTCTTCACGGCTGCGAGCGGGATGATCGTCGTCGCTGTCCCACCACAGCATATGCCCCTGAAGGTCCGTGCTGCTGAAATAGAAGTACAGCAATCCGTCATCGTAATTCTTCAATGCGTAATCGAGCAGTGCAAGCCTTTCTTTGAGCACATGACTGGCCTGAGAGATGAACTCATCTTCTTCAAACACCTCGTTCGAAAGCGCCTTGTACGCCTCCTGAAAACCCGTTGTGTAGTAAGGTCCAAGCTCTTCAGCGATACTTTCCGCAAACTCCGGCGGTTCGGTGATCTGCAGCGCGGGCTCACGCGGATCCATATTCACCGGTGAAACATACAGGCGGAATACAGGTCCGACCTTCTGCAGGTAAAACCGAACGATGCCGCTTACTCTTTCGCTGGGTAAAAACCAGGGTGTACCGAGTTCGAAATCCAGCGGAACCCACTTGCTCCATTGACCTTCTTTAAGGAGTACTTCGCGTCCGTTTATCTCGATCAGTGCTGTTCGCGCATCAATATCACGATGGACAAAGAATTCCATCTCAGCGTGTTCTGGCTGTGTCAGCATTGTATTCATAGGACCGCATAAAGTTGCCCGCGCACGCTCATTCTGGAAATACAGCTCATACCGTCGCCCGCCGCTCTCATCATAAGGCGGCCTTGGTCCGTCCTCCGAATAATATTGATATGTGCCGTAGCTGCCCAGCAGATCGGGCGTTCCCATGCCAGACAGACACTTGTGATTGCCATGCCTGGACTTGCTCGGCGGATAGTTGCTCGGCAGGTCATAGAAGACGGACTTGATGCAAGCCGCATCCAGATAATCCCAGAAGGGCACGCCTTGTCTTCGCAGTTCAGTCTTTGCACCTTCACCGATTAACGGCAGCTTCAGCTTGTGATCGCCGACTTGCCAGTAGCCGCTGCCCTGTACAGTTTCCGCGGCCGAATAGAAAACATCTACCTGTCCCTTTGGATCGCGGTGAATGAAGTCGAATATGCCGTGACTGCCCGGCCCTGCGCCGTTTATGAAATTCGCCCACGCAACCGGACTCTGCGGTGGTGTACTCGTTCCAAGCCGTCTATATCCGCCTGCCTCGCGCATCTTAGCAAACGTCGGCATTCGACCCTCATCCATCAGCCGTTCCGAAAGTCGCGGATCCATCCCGTCAATACCAATGACGATGACTTGCTTGCCGGCTGCTTTGCTTTTCGCATAGGCATTGCGCAAAAGTCCCGGCCCCGCCATCGCCATACCTCCGGCCAAAGCGGACCAACGCAAAAACTCACGCCGACTCATTCTTTTGTTTTTACTCATATTTACACCTGCCAAAGCAAGTCAAATCTCATATAGCCCTAAGCTGTGTAACTACGCAACGTCCTCGCGGGCTTCTGCAATGTCAGTTTCTGTTATTTCAACGCTATCTTTCGCAACACTAAGAGCCTTGCCGTCCATAAACTTCGGCACATCCACACCGAACATATCCAGCACCGTCGGGCCGATATCCATCAGCCTGCAGACCTCGCTGTCTATTTTACGGTTGCAGAACAGCACGCCCGGCACCTCGGATGGATCGACACAATGATCGCCGCTCCATGCCTTCGTATTGTCGCAGAACACAGACTCGGTGACCTCGCCGACCGCTGTCTCCCACGAAGCACGGTAGCCCTTGAAAAAGCCTGCCAGCAGATCCGGCGCGTTACCCTTATAAGGCCCGCGATAGATCTTCGCAGTATCGTAGACACGTTTGACCGCTTTCTCACCTGTTGCTGGGTCGACAACCTCCGCGAGCTTAGCCGCGATCTCTTCCCGCAGCTTATTTGCCTGATCGCCTGCCTTGACGATCCCTTTTGACTCGCGTCCGCGTATGTTCAAATAAATTCCGCCCAGCCCGATGGCGTAAGCCTTTGTCCGCTCCCAGTCGACACCCTGCAAATATTTCTTGTCCCGCTCGCCTTCCTTCATCACCAGGTAGCCCTGATCCTCCAGCCACCTGTTCAGGTCCACGCCACGCCTGAAGCTCGTAAACCCGTGATCGCTGATCACCATCAGCAGCGTGTCGGCATCGAGCTTTTTCATCGTCCGCCGAACCAGCCCGTCCGCACGCTTGTAAAGCTCTTCGACAGCGTTGCGTCTCTGTGCATTTTTGTCATAAACCGCGTTTGCCGGATGGTCCTCTTCCATATCCCGCCAGAACGCATGCTGTATTCGGTCCGTCCCGTCGAACACGCAAACGCAAAGACCCTGCTTGACCTTGTCTAGTGTATCGAAGAACATCTTTTCCCGCTCAGCGTCGTAATCAACGCACTGCTGAATGAAATCCGCGTCGTCGATGATCTTTTCGTTCAGTGCCCAGCTATCCTCCGCCAGCCCCAGCGTCGAATAGTAACCCTGCTTCTTCGCAAGATACGTCGAATACACGGGCGGATGCGTCACTGGCATCGCGGGCTTTTCCGGGTCGATATTGATCGGCGTTACGTATAGCTTCAGCTCCGGCACAACCTCTTTGAGCAGAAATCTGGCGATCCCGCTAACCTTCACCCCCGGCCCAGCCGAAAACTCAATCTTTATCCAGTCCGTGTAAACGCCCTGCACCAGCGTATGAATATCGCCGTTGATGTGCAGTCCTGCGCTGTTAGGGCCGGTCGTGGCGATCTTGAATGGAAGCCGCATCGCACCGGCACCTTCCCGTACCGGATTCTCGGGCCCGACAAGCTCCGCCTCGAATCCTTCACCACTCCGCTCAACGCGAAACTGTTCGCCGCCGGTATGCTCATCGTCCGCGCCGGCCGTTGTGTAATAGCTGAACGTACCCTGACTGCCCCGAAGATCGGGAACGCACATCCCGGAAAGTGAAAGCCCGTAAAATTTCTCTGGCGGCCAGGTGATCGGTACCCGCAGGATATTGCTGAAAATCCCATGCTCGCCCAGTACTCGCCAGAACTGCTTGCCCTTGCGCATCAGCCGAATGTCCGGCTTGCTCAGCGGCAGACGCCACTTGCCCAGCTTTAGAATGCGCCTGGGTCCGCGGATTTCCACCGAGCTGAGCTTGGGCATGTAAGTGTTTCTATTACGGGTCAAAAAGTCGTAGATATTGTGCTTGCCCGGATTCGATCCGGTCTGAAACGATGACCAGGCCACAGGCGACATCGATGGAACCGTAGTCTGCAGCGGCTCAAATGCCCCATCTTCGGCCAACTTCGCGAACGTCGGGAGTTTGCCCTCGGCAATCATTTTTTTCGCCAGCCCGTAATCCATTCCATCCAGCCCGAGCACGACCACCTTTTTTACCTTCGCCCGCGATAACGCCTTGCGTCCCTTGATTGACCGGATCGCCCACCGTACCGGCCACGTCAGCAGTGCCGCCAGGGCGGAGAAAACGGCCGTAAACATGACCAGAAAGGAGCCCACAACCGCAAAACCGGCTCCGGGACCAATATATGCGTAAGCATGCGAGGGCGTTGCAAGTAAAAATAACAGCAAAACGAGAGCTGTAAACCGCAAACGCCGTGACTTATCAACTGCAAAAAACCTGTAGGCCAATATCTCACACCCGGTAAAAACAGATAATTATCGCTATATAAGCTTTGAATCGGCTAAATCCAGCCCCGTCATTAACTTACAACTCACCGTTAAAAATGGCCAGCCGATTACTTGTTTTTACTCATTATACGCAAATTTGTTCCCGTAAACAAATTTAATCCCTGCCCGAAGACCGGCAAGGGGGGCTAAAGATGTATAATGGTTTGAGAGTCGGAAAAGATTGCAATTGCCGGCGAAAATGGGCACAGTATTTTCTGTTTATGTGAAGGGCTGCTTCAGCATGCAAAACTGTTGGATAGTTAGCTTATTTGCCTTCAAGACGGATTTTTACGCTCTTGGCGTGTGCATCGAGGCCTTCAGTCATCGCCAGTCGGACGATATCGTCCGCATTTTCAGCTAACTTTTTCTGATCGTACTCGATTATGCTGGTCGATTTCACGAAGTCGTTGCTGCTGAGGGCACTGAAAAACTTCGCACTTGTGCCGGTCGGCAGGGTGTGGCTCGGGCCTGCCCAGTAATCACCGACCGCTACCGGGGTATATGGGCCAATGAAGATTGCGCCGGCGTTATCGATCCGGTCAGCGACTTCCCTGCTTTTGCCGCCGCACTGTATCTGCAGATGCTCAGCCGCGAAGTCGTTGGTATGCTCGATCACCTGTTCCATGCTGTCAAAAACGGCTACCCCGCTGTATTCTTTGAGGCATCGGATCGTGTCCTCGCTGCGGTCGAGTTTTTCAACCTGTTCGCTCAGGCTCTCGAGCACCGCGTGGCCCATTCGCTGCGAATCAGTGAAAACTATCGCGCTGCCCGGAGCATGTTCGGCCTGGCTGAGCATGTCGGCTGCGACCCAGTCCGGGTTGGCGTCTTTATTCGCGACCACCAGAACCTCGCTTGGACCGGCAATCGAATCGATATCGACCCGCAGTCCGAAGACCATCCGTTTTGCAAGCTGAACCCACGTACTGCCCGGCCCGACGATCTTGTAAACCCGTTCAATAGTATCCGTTCCGTAGGCCAGAGCAGCCACCGCATGAGCCCCGCCCAGCTTGTAAACCTCTGTTACGCCTATCTCATGGCATGCGGCAAGTATCACCGGGTGAATGTTGCCCTTGTACCTGGGCGGGCTGACGACGGCAATTTCCTTAACACCGGCCACCTGTGCCGGCACAGCGGTCATGATCACCGTCGACGGCAGGGGGGCAGACGCGCCAGGGACGCAAACACCAACTCGCGAGATGGGGGTGTACTTGATGCCCGGGTGGCTGTTCTTGTCGCCTACGAATATTTCCGACTGGTACTTACGTACGTTGTCTATTGACTGCCGGATCGCCTTAAGTAGGTCGCCGTCGATGCTGCTGTGAGCCGCTTTAAGCTCTTCGGCCGTAACGCGGAAGTCCGCGGGCATGAGATCGGCTCCGTCGAACCTGCTGCCGAATTCCTGAAGGGCGTCATCGCCTCGATCCTTGACCTGTTTGATTATATTGTCCAGAGCCCCGTGCCGGTCATCTCCGTCTGGCCAGTATGCTGCGTCGAGTATCGCGCCCCGCAGATTCTCGATTTTCTGTTCGAAATTCTGTTCAGATGAAAGTAACAGTATGTCTTCAAAGTTGCACTTCACTGATCAACTCCTATCTGCTGAAATTGCCGTTATTGTATACACGTGTCGCTCGCTGCGGCAGCAGGAAATATTCTCCGTTGAATTTGGTCACTATTCCAGCCACCTTCCATCGCAGCTTCACCGGCCTGTCGCCCATGTGCCTCTGCATCCTCTCGAGAGCCCTGCACGGGAGCAGTTCGAAGTCAAGATCTGCCACGTTTCTGCCCAGCGCATCCACCTCAAAAATGTACCGTTTGCCCTGCTTGCGAACAACGCCTGTGCGATTGATAAGCATCATATCGCCTTCAACATCGACCGTTTTCTTGGCCTTGGCAAGGTCCACGATCTTTTTGGGCTTGAGCGCCTTGCGTATCTCATCCGGCAGGATCGAATCATCATCGCCCGGATCCGTCTTTTCATTGTCTTTGGTCGTTGATTCTTCAGCATTACTTTCGGCAGGTTCATCTGAGGACAACGGCAGAAAATACACTGGGAAAAGATAGTTTTCGCGTCTTGCAGCCTGGGTCCTTTGCGGTTTTCTCGAATCATATCCCGTATAGGTTCGCTGATTCTTTTTCACTGGGAACGCATAGTTTGCGGTCCTGGCCCAGAGACGGACGTCGATCTCATCTGTTTTGTCCTGGTTCGCGATAATCCGCTGTAACGTACTCGATGGGAGCAGTCTCAGAGAATCACCCGCATAAAGTTCGCCGCGCGGTCCTTCGATCTTTTCATCAGTGACGAATACCCATTTCCTCGCGTCTTCATCGACCGGTTTCACGCTGCCTTCAATGCCCTTGAACAGGTAGCCCTCCTTGAAAAGATCGGGTACAAGGCTGTTCGGATCAGACTTGCTGTCCGATTCCTCCACGGCCAATATGTCCCCGCACGGAGCCCACAGACACAGGCAAAACATCAGGATCAGTATTTTCGAAACTAAACGCATACTATATCAATATCCGATTAATAATTTCCACAGCTTCATCCGGATCGGCCGCGAAGCTCAGGCATTTGTCGCATTTTTCATCCTGCTGTTTCATCAGCTCGACCAGCGGTTTCCAGAACTCGCCCAGTATTATAACAGGTTTGTCCGCCGCAAAGAACCTCTTATTCTTAAGTTCCCATACCTCCGCAAGCTCCAGAAGCGTACCTGTTCCGCCCGGCAGAACAACATAAGCCTCACCAAGCTGCACCAGCTTGCGCAGTCGGCCCTCCAGAGCGTCCGTCGGTATCTCCTGCGTCACGAATTCGTTGGCTGAACTCTTGAACGCGGTGCATGTAACTCCGATAACTTTCCCGCCCATGCTCGCCGCGCCGCGGGCCGCTGCGTACATCGTGCCGTCATATCCGCCGTTCGCGATCGTATAGCCGTTTTTTGCAAGCAGAGTACCAAGAGCCTCAGCCAGTTCAAATTCTGAATCGCCGGGCCGTGCCTTGCTGGTGCCGAAAACTGTTACTATTATTTCGCTCATAATATGGCTAGCCCTAATTTGTCTCGCTCATGTTTTTTTCGATCTGTGATCGTATTTCCGGATCGGTGATCCGCATCATCCTGTAAATGACAGGTCTTTTATTCTTGATTTGAAGCGGATTGATAAAGCTCCACACAATTTCGCCTCTTTCGGTTACTTCAAACACATGACTTTTGTGGCTTTCCGTAATCAGAGTATTGCCGTTGGGAAGCCGCTGGCATCCGCCTGCTCGGCCGGAAAAGAAAGACATATTACCTTGTGAATTATAGGACCATAAGATCTCCTTCGATCCAGGGCCAATTTCCAATATCCGACTGTAACCCAAGACGGTCCCGTTGTCAAAAATCAGAACATTTCCATTTTTCAGAGCAGTGGGGTGGTGCTGCCTGCATATCGTCCCCGGCCCCCAGCTCCAGACCACAGTCTTTGTCGAAGGCCGATAAACACAGACCAGGTCCAGCTCACGAATGGAAAGCAGGAAATCGCCTTTTTGACCCAACTCCGGCAAATCGCGTTCAAGCACCTGGATCGAATTCGAATGCATCAGATCAAAACCGGTATCATTACCGAAAGCATATCCATTCTTCAATTTCGAAGACACCAGTCGCAGCATGTTGACAGGATTTAAAAACCATAAATAGTTGCTAGCAAGTTTGCGAACCGGTATGCGTTCTTTGATGGAATGCAGATACCTGTATTCTTTCAAAGTCTTCCCATTCGCGTCAAGCTCAACGACTGTATCCTCCAGTATGGGAAAAGGTATGCCAGAAACAAAAATTACGCTGTCTTCTCTGGACA comes from the Anaerohalosphaera lusitana genome and includes:
- a CDS encoding alkaline phosphatase family protein, which codes for MFTAVFSALAALLTWPVRWAIRSIKGRKALSRAKVKKVVVLGLDGMDYGLAKKMIAEGKLPTFAKLAEDGAFEPLQTTVPSMSPVAWSSFQTGSNPGKHNIYDFLTRNRNTYMPKLSSVEIRGPRRILKLGKWRLPLSKPDIRLMRKGKQFWRVLGEHGIFSNILRVPITWPPEKFYGLSLSGMCVPDLRGSQGTFSYYTTAGADDEHTGGEQFRVERSGEGFEAELVGPENPVREGAGAMRLPFKIATTGPNSAGLHINGDIHTLVQGVYTDWIKIEFSAGPGVKVSGIARFLLKEVVPELKLYVTPINIDPEKPAMPVTHPPVYSTYLAKKQGYYSTLGLAEDSWALNEKIIDDADFIQQCVDYDAEREKMFFDTLDKVKQGLCVCVFDGTDRIQHAFWRDMEEDHPANAVYDKNAQRRNAVEELYKRADGLVRRTMKKLDADTLLMVISDHGFTSFRRGVDLNRWLEDQGYLVMKEGERDKKYLQGVDWERTKAYAIGLGGIYLNIRGRESKGIVKAGDQANKLREEIAAKLAEVVDPATGEKAVKRVYDTAKIYRGPYKGNAPDLLAGFFKGYRASWETAVGEVTESVFCDNTKAWSGDHCVDPSEVPGVLFCNRKIDSEVCRLMDIGPTVLDMFGVDVPKFMDGKALSVAKDSVEITETDIAEAREDVA
- the hisD gene encoding histidinol dehydrogenase, whose protein sequence is MKCNFEDILLLSSEQNFEQKIENLRGAILDAAYWPDGDDRHGALDNIIKQVKDRGDDALQEFGSRFDGADLMPADFRVTAEELKAAHSSIDGDLLKAIRQSIDNVRKYQSEIFVGDKNSHPGIKYTPISRVGVCVPGASAPLPSTVIMTAVPAQVAGVKEIAVVSPPRYKGNIHPVILAACHEIGVTEVYKLGGAHAVAALAYGTDTIERVYKIVGPGSTWVQLAKRMVFGLRVDIDSIAGPSEVLVVANKDANPDWVAADMLSQAEHAPGSAIVFTDSQRMGHAVLESLSEQVEKLDRSEDTIRCLKEYSGVAVFDSMEQVIEHTNDFAAEHLQIQCGGKSREVADRIDNAGAIFIGPYTPVAVGDYWAGPSHTLPTGTSAKFFSALSSNDFVKSTSIIEYDQKKLAENADDIVRLAMTEGLDAHAKSVKIRLEGK
- a CDS encoding arylsulfotransferase family protein, translated to MKAAKSKSRLWSVRLLAGGVGFGFLAYASAILGAALTFIVLFDLCVYTLLIAAILFCYSLTSSNKQTALLGHRFLLAASAVGLIVLGFFVNKLMTGQDPSGAEQAGKTQRDRQKLLSMPYLDWAKNDGSTTGVIINKPEKSYQGPNLTASKVWGFDEVAYLYDMEGELVHRWTTEEDLPTFWEYAELTETGDLLAIAYEKGMSKFDWDSNLIWDNNDLRPHHDFFVSEGKHIFAMSREDSVIFVSGIPFPILEDTVVELDANGKTLKEYRYLHSIKERIPVRKLASNYLWFLNPVNMLRLVSSKLKNGYAFGNDTGFDLMHSNSIQVLERDLPELGQKGDFLLSIRELDLVCVYRPSTKTVVWSWGPGTICRQHHPTALKNGNVLIFDNGTVLGYSRILEIGPGSKEILWSYNSQGNMSFFSGRAGGCQRLPNGNTLITESHKSHVFEVTERGEIVWSFINPLQIKNKRPVIYRMMRITDPEIRSQIEKNMSETN
- a CDS encoding alkaline phosphatase family protein produces the protein MSKNKRMSRREFLRWSALAGGMAMAGPGLLRNAYAKSKAAGKQVIVIGIDGMDPRLSERLMDEGRMPTFAKMREAGGYRRLGTSTPPQSPVAWANFINGAGPGSHGIFDFIHRDPKGQVDVFYSAAETVQGSGYWQVGDHKLKLPLIGEGAKTELRRQGVPFWDYLDAACIKSVFYDLPSNYPPSKSRHGNHKCLSGMGTPDLLGSYGTYQYYSEDGPRPPYDESGGRRYELYFQNERARATLCGPMNTMLTQPEHAEMEFFVHRDIDARTALIEINGREVLLKEGQWSKWVPLDFELGTPWFLPSERVSGIVRFYLQKVGPVFRLYVSPVNMDPREPALQITEPPEFAESIAEELGPYYTTGFQEAYKALSNEVFEEDEFISQASHVLKERLALLDYALKNYDDGLLYFYFSSTDLQGHMLWWDSDDDHPARSREEAEKYFEHLKKLYCRMDGIVADIIKRYPDATVITMSDHGFANFKRQFNLNSWLRENGYLGPSDVKSVMEADWKSSRAYGLGINGLYVNTKGREKYGIVEPGEEKDRLLDELITKLEAIRDVNGQQVIRKVTRTDKEYKGDAMKYAPDLIVGYARGYRASWDTCLGNCGKDVLSDNTSAWGADHCADASEVPGVVFCNRPIKPDLASLVDIAPTVLQEFGLDVPGSMEGKAIV
- a CDS encoding LOG family protein; the protein is MSEIIVTVFGTSKARPGDSEFELAEALGTLLAKNGYTIANGGYDGTMYAAARGAASMGGKVIGVTCTAFKSSANEFVTQEIPTDALEGRLRKLVQLGEAYVVLPGGTGTLLELAEVWELKNKRFFAADKPVIILGEFWKPLVELMKQQDEKCDKCLSFAADPDEAVEIINRILI